A window of the Egibacter rhizosphaerae genome harbors these coding sequences:
- a CDS encoding helix-turn-helix transcriptional regulator translates to MLASRPGRLPTMVGRGGLLDELRRSLDAVHCETGPVVALVTGEAGIGKTRLLRELAGELPADVPALVGQAREGDTDRAFGLVRDLAEDHAALLEPVPEPLERWRHPIGHLLDPLVRLADHPDDGHTHSQEELARAGVALVCHLTGSRPAVVVLEDLHWADSASLEVLTRLARSREPLLVVATFRPEDFERRHALARALPELERQSTVRHIPVEPLIAAELHEFLEHAYRRPVDAGVVERLRRRTRGNPFFVEELLDAGAGGAHARAGARLADPEALATAELPWSTSEAALRRLDGIDAAAWRLLEAAAVLAGRVDLATIAAALDTDEAALAQSAAGLVRAGVLEEAADARLGFRHALVADAVAGQVLHTVRRSLHARAHDALRERGDVAHATLAHHAAGAERTDEAAAHAHEAARGALHAGAPREALAAAELALASRRDTELSELAARAAAQIGDFALAAAHAEQWAAQADETGDLEAATLARCHLAWFRWWDDDTSTALAVLGDAVATAETLPDSPAKAHAFATRARFEQTRRHPAAAVETGDRAATIAERIGDRRTLAKAWLHKAGGLLDSPEHQTEHDLAHAADLLNRARDESERHGDVDTLAGSLHNRLVPEQPDDVSTERSAEILADARDVADRYGLERLDHKLDLLATYLAVAAGDLGAAETALVAARRVPLAPHEASWRASLDAYLAAEQSDLDRAARAHAEQLDLGGGPLPAESEVDAGFVLATLGTLRGDADAGEQGLRRVGEHVDDVCPCVASMWWDTALAAVDAGVDPGLVDSLVEREAPPVLPRHAGLVAHARGAVHAAWGRRPESVTALRTAVAAERRGRRATLLADAHHRLSEQLVRGGEIAGESSSERLEEAREHAAAAVRWLEHWPGARRDRCEAGRQRLHVAGRGGGRSGRGDGGGSRGDGGRGRHAALTPRELEVVDLVARGYTNSGIADRLFITRKTASTHVSNLLTKTGLSGRTQLGVWAVREGIAESSGETE, encoded by the coding sequence ATGCTCGCCTCTAGACCCGGTCGGCTGCCGACGATGGTGGGTCGCGGCGGGCTCCTTGACGAGCTCCGTCGAAGCCTCGACGCGGTCCACTGTGAGACCGGGCCCGTCGTAGCGCTGGTCACCGGCGAGGCGGGTATCGGCAAGACGCGGCTGCTGCGCGAGCTCGCGGGAGAGCTGCCCGCCGACGTGCCGGCGTTGGTCGGCCAGGCGCGCGAGGGCGACACCGACCGTGCGTTCGGCCTGGTCCGCGACCTCGCCGAGGACCACGCCGCCCTCCTCGAGCCGGTCCCCGAACCGCTGGAGCGCTGGCGGCACCCGATCGGGCACCTGCTCGACCCGCTCGTCCGCCTCGCCGACCACCCCGACGACGGCCACACCCACAGTCAGGAGGAGCTGGCCCGCGCCGGCGTCGCGCTGGTCTGTCACCTCACCGGCTCGCGGCCCGCGGTCGTCGTCCTCGAGGATCTGCACTGGGCCGACTCGGCGAGCCTTGAAGTGCTGACGCGCCTCGCCCGCAGCCGCGAGCCGCTCCTCGTCGTCGCCACGTTCCGTCCCGAGGACTTCGAGCGCCGCCACGCGCTCGCGCGCGCCCTGCCAGAGCTCGAACGCCAGAGCACCGTCCGCCACATCCCCGTCGAGCCGCTCATCGCCGCGGAGTTGCACGAGTTCCTCGAGCACGCCTACCGCCGCCCCGTCGACGCCGGGGTCGTCGAGCGTCTGCGCCGCCGGACCCGCGGCAATCCGTTCTTCGTCGAGGAGCTCCTCGACGCCGGGGCCGGCGGCGCCCACGCCCGTGCCGGGGCACGCCTGGCCGACCCCGAAGCGCTCGCGACCGCCGAGTTGCCGTGGAGCACCAGCGAGGCCGCGCTGCGCCGCCTCGACGGCATTGACGCGGCCGCGTGGCGGCTGCTCGAAGCCGCCGCGGTCCTCGCCGGTCGCGTCGATCTGGCCACCATCGCCGCCGCGCTGGACACCGACGAGGCGGCACTCGCCCAATCTGCTGCCGGACTCGTTCGCGCCGGCGTCCTCGAGGAAGCCGCCGACGCTCGGCTGGGGTTCCGCCACGCGCTCGTCGCCGATGCCGTCGCCGGCCAGGTGCTGCACACGGTGCGCCGCTCGTTGCACGCCCGGGCGCACGACGCGCTGCGCGAGCGCGGTGACGTCGCCCACGCCACGTTGGCGCACCATGCCGCGGGCGCCGAGCGGACCGATGAGGCCGCCGCGCACGCGCACGAAGCGGCTCGCGGCGCGTTGCACGCCGGAGCGCCCCGCGAAGCGCTCGCCGCGGCCGAGCTCGCGCTCGCCTCGCGCCGCGACACCGAACTCTCCGAGCTCGCCGCGCGCGCCGCCGCGCAGATCGGCGACTTCGCGCTCGCCGCCGCCCACGCCGAGCAGTGGGCCGCCCAAGCCGACGAGACCGGCGACCTCGAGGCCGCGACGCTCGCGCGGTGCCACCTCGCCTGGTTCCGCTGGTGGGACGACGACACCTCGACGGCGTTGGCAGTGCTCGGCGACGCGGTCGCCACCGCCGAGACACTGCCGGACTCGCCGGCGAAAGCGCACGCGTTCGCGACCCGGGCGCGGTTCGAGCAGACCCGCCGGCATCCAGCCGCCGCGGTCGAGACCGGCGACCGAGCCGCGACGATCGCCGAACGGATCGGCGACCGACGCACCCTCGCGAAGGCGTGGCTGCACAAGGCCGGCGGGTTGCTCGACTCGCCGGAGCACCAGACCGAACATGATCTCGCCCACGCCGCCGATCTGCTCAACCGCGCCCGCGACGAGAGCGAACGCCACGGCGACGTGGACACGCTCGCCGGCTCGCTGCACAACCGGCTCGTCCCCGAGCAGCCCGACGACGTCAGCACCGAACGCTCCGCCGAGATCCTCGCCGACGCCCGCGATGTCGCTGACCGCTACGGCCTCGAGCGCCTCGACCACAAACTCGACCTCCTCGCCACCTACCTCGCGGTCGCCGCCGGCGACCTCGGTGCCGCCGAGACCGCGCTCGTCGCCGCACGACGCGTCCCGCTCGCACCCCACGAAGCGTCGTGGCGGGCCTCGCTCGACGCTTACCTCGCCGCCGAGCAAAGCGACCTCGACCGAGCAGCACGCGCGCACGCCGAGCAACTCGATCTCGGCGGCGGACCGCTACCGGCCGAGAGCGAGGTCGACGCCGGGTTCGTTCTCGCCACGCTCGGCACCCTCCGCGGTGATGCCGACGCGGGTGAGCAAGGCCTGCGCCGGGTCGGCGAGCACGTCGACGACGTCTGCCCCTGCGTCGCCTCGATGTGGTGGGACACTGCCCTTGCCGCGGTCGACGCCGGCGTGGACCCCGGCCTGGTCGACTCGCTGGTCGAGCGTGAGGCGCCGCCGGTGCTGCCGCGCCACGCCGGGCTCGTCGCGCACGCCCGAGGCGCTGTGCACGCCGCATGGGGGCGGAGGCCCGAGAGCGTCACCGCACTGCGCACCGCGGTCGCCGCCGAGCGGCGTGGACGACGAGCGACGCTCCTCGCCGACGCGCACCACCGTCTCAGCGAGCAACTCGTCCGCGGGGGTGAGATCGCGGGGGAGTCGAGCAGCGAGCGTCTCGAAGAAGCCCGCGAACACGCCGCCGCCGCGGTGAGGTGGCTGGAACACTGGCCCGGGGCCCGCCGGGACCGCTGTGAGGCCGGGCGGCAGCGACTCCACGTCGCAGGCCGAGGCGGAGGGCGCAGTGGGCGCGGCGACGGCGGCGGTTCACGCGGCGACGGTGGGCGCGGACGGCACGCGGCGCTGACCCCGCGGGAACTCGAGGTCGTCGACCTCGTCGCCCGTGGCTACACGAACTCCGGCATCGCCGACCGCCTCTTCATCACCCGCAAGACCGCCTCCACCCACGTCTCGAACCTGCTCACCAAGACCGGGCTGTCGGGCCGAACCCAACTCGGCGTCTGGGCAGTGCGCGAAGGGATCGCCGAGAGCAGCGGCGAGACCGAATAG
- a CDS encoding ATP-binding protein: protein MASTSDPGRERRAVFVGREPEQAELLAAVEGPPAQRPELFLVTGAPGIGKTALADQVAVHAGERGLRVLRARCWEDSSSPPYWPWTQLLRNLAVTDEPNGLPAPTVRGASLLARILPELADERPDPADAPSVADTGSDRFRLFDEIAALLAAAAAEQPLLLLIDDLHAADEASLHLLRFLVREDRVGGVVIVASAREIQGGPEATGMLGELVREGQVVPLAGLGLSEVARLVEQQTGITPAEGKVAAIFEVTEGNPLFVREVTRLLAATEPLHVPGRVTPPVPDSVRAVIRRRLSPLSADAIRALSAAAVVGRDFDLALAGPATGLPHDHVVAALSHSARLGIITVDEAAGRYRFTHPLFREVIYEDLPLGAHAELHLAVGEALEGRGLDADVEALAHHFAHAAATGAAAKALRYSWRAGDAAMASLAYEDAARQYGRALEAATLADAGEDEHCTLLLRLGHARACAGDYPAAKETFRRAAECARRLGTAWQLAEAALGFGEPQVQSGVSDRELRALLEEALAGVEAGALRARLLARLSLELTFASEAAAQGQLSREAVDLAREAGDAAALGAALRARWMAVWGPDGLQERLSLSHEMRELAVSTGDTALELVALARRITCWVEAGDVRAAEDDLAAHARLADEARMPYHRWTAASLEAMRALLTGRLEAAEERAARALDLGAGRPDAAHAHGNQLTVIRWEQGRLGELHATWRRLVEQFPRLGWARGWLALAEVERGHGAEARQQLHRLSEDLPEQPRDGLWLPTAAVAALAAHELDDRHAAARLSPLLDAYTDRVVAVGMPHPVVCLGSVWLFRALLAAVLADADTDALFSRAATANAQLEARTWQARTACAHAQVLLARGDERERVQERLREARDLAGAAGLPAVLARLAALEADSARSDDAPEIPGTADVAPVEAAADRVDAPAAPAEQFRREGDYWTIAFDGMLVRLRDTKGLGYLARLLANPGRELHAIDLERTEAPPDARRSAPSADDDLTARRDLGDAGALLDEQAKAAYRARLAELEADLEEAERHHDPERASRAREEFDFLTSELTRAVGLGGRDRHAASHTERARLNVTRAIRAAMAKIADTHPTLGEHLRATVRTGTYCSYTPDPRAPIRWNHPAET from the coding sequence ATGGCCTCCACCAGCGATCCGGGTCGGGAGCGCCGGGCGGTGTTCGTCGGGCGCGAGCCTGAGCAGGCCGAGCTCCTCGCTGCCGTCGAGGGCCCGCCGGCGCAGCGTCCGGAGCTGTTCTTGGTCACCGGGGCGCCGGGGATCGGCAAGACGGCCCTGGCCGATCAGGTCGCCGTCCACGCGGGGGAACGAGGGTTGCGGGTGCTGCGTGCGCGCTGTTGGGAGGACAGCAGCTCGCCCCCCTATTGGCCGTGGACCCAGCTCTTGCGCAACCTCGCTGTCACCGACGAGCCGAACGGGCTGCCGGCGCCGACGGTCCGGGGCGCGTCGCTGCTCGCCCGCATCCTGCCCGAGCTCGCCGACGAGCGGCCCGACCCTGCCGACGCGCCATCTGTCGCGGACACGGGCAGTGACCGCTTCCGACTCTTCGATGAGATCGCTGCGCTGCTTGCCGCTGCGGCGGCGGAGCAGCCGCTGCTACTGCTCATCGACGACCTGCACGCTGCGGACGAGGCGTCGCTGCACCTTCTGCGGTTCCTCGTCCGCGAGGACCGCGTCGGCGGTGTCGTCATCGTGGCGAGCGCCCGGGAGATCCAAGGGGGCCCGGAGGCGACCGGGATGCTCGGTGAGCTCGTCCGCGAGGGCCAGGTCGTGCCGCTGGCGGGGCTGGGACTGTCGGAGGTCGCCCGCCTGGTCGAGCAGCAGACGGGCATCACCCCGGCGGAGGGCAAGGTCGCGGCCATCTTCGAGGTGACCGAGGGCAATCCGCTGTTCGTTCGGGAGGTCACGCGGCTGCTGGCCGCCACGGAGCCGCTGCACGTGCCCGGTCGCGTCACTCCGCCTGTGCCGGATTCGGTACGGGCGGTCATCCGGCGCCGCCTCTCCCCCCTGTCGGCCGATGCGATCCGGGCGCTCTCCGCGGCGGCGGTCGTTGGCCGCGACTTCGACCTCGCCCTGGCCGGACCGGCGACGGGGTTGCCGCACGACCACGTCGTCGCCGCACTGTCTCACAGCGCGAGGCTCGGCATCATCACGGTCGACGAGGCCGCCGGCCGCTACCGCTTCACCCATCCGCTCTTCCGCGAGGTCATCTACGAGGACCTGCCGCTCGGCGCCCACGCCGAGCTGCACCTCGCCGTCGGCGAGGCGCTCGAGGGACGCGGTCTCGACGCCGACGTCGAGGCGCTCGCGCACCACTTCGCACACGCGGCCGCGACCGGGGCCGCCGCGAAGGCGTTGCGCTACTCGTGGCGTGCCGGCGACGCGGCCATGGCCTCGCTGGCGTACGAAGACGCCGCACGGCAGTACGGCCGCGCTCTCGAGGCCGCGACGCTCGCCGATGCGGGCGAGGACGAGCACTGCACGTTGCTGCTGCGGCTCGGTCACGCGCGGGCCTGCGCCGGGGACTATCCCGCGGCCAAGGAGACGTTCCGCCGTGCGGCCGAGTGTGCTCGTCGTCTCGGCACTGCCTGGCAGCTGGCCGAGGCGGCGTTGGGGTTCGGTGAGCCGCAGGTCCAGTCGGGCGTCAGCGATCGGGAGCTGCGTGCGCTGTTGGAGGAGGCACTCGCGGGGGTGGAGGCGGGGGCGCTGCGCGCTCGTCTGCTGGCCAGGCTGTCCCTCGAGCTCACCTTCGCCTCGGAGGCGGCGGCGCAGGGCCAACTCAGCCGAGAGGCGGTCGATCTGGCCCGCGAGGCGGGTGACGCCGCCGCACTCGGCGCGGCACTGCGCGCCCGCTGGATGGCCGTGTGGGGGCCCGACGGTCTCCAGGAGCGGCTGAGCCTCTCGCACGAGATGCGCGAGCTCGCCGTTTCGACCGGTGACACGGCGCTCGAGCTCGTCGCGCTCGCCCGGCGGATCACCTGCTGGGTGGAGGCCGGCGACGTGCGCGCTGCCGAGGACGATCTCGCCGCGCACGCCCGCCTCGCCGACGAGGCCCGCATGCCCTACCACCGGTGGACCGCCGCCAGCCTCGAGGCGATGCGGGCGCTGTTGACCGGCCGGCTGGAGGCCGCCGAGGAGCGGGCAGCCCGCGCTCTCGACCTCGGAGCGGGCCGCCCCGACGCGGCGCATGCGCACGGCAACCAGCTCACGGTCATCCGGTGGGAGCAGGGCCGCCTGGGCGAGCTGCACGCCACTTGGCGGCGGCTCGTCGAGCAGTTCCCGCGTCTCGGGTGGGCGCGCGGCTGGCTCGCGCTCGCCGAGGTCGAGCGCGGCCATGGCGCCGAAGCACGCCAGCAGCTACACCGGCTCAGCGAGGACCTGCCTGAACAACCGCGGGACGGGCTGTGGCTGCCCACCGCCGCGGTGGCCGCGCTCGCCGCCCACGAGCTCGACGACCGGCACGCCGCCGCCCGCCTGTCTCCCCTCCTCGACGCCTACACCGACCGGGTCGTGGCGGTGGGGATGCCCCACCCGGTCGTGTGCCTGGGGTCGGTGTGGCTGTTCCGCGCCCTGCTCGCGGCGGTGCTCGCCGACGCCGACACCGACGCGCTCTTCTCCCGCGCGGCCACCGCCAACGCCCAGCTCGAGGCCCGGACCTGGCAGGCGCGCACCGCCTGCGCACACGCCCAGGTCCTCCTCGCCCGCGGTGACGAACGGGAACGAGTCCAAGAACGCCTGCGGGAAGCGAGGGACCTCGCGGGCGCCGCCGGGCTCCCGGCCGTCCTCGCACGCCTCGCGGCCCTCGAGGCGGACAGCGCACGGTCCGACGACGCACCTGAGATCCCCGGCACCGCGGACGTTGCCCCGGTAGAGGCCGCAGCCGATCGCGTGGACGCGCCAGCCGCGCCGGCCGAGCAGTTCCGTCGCGAGGGCGACTACTGGACCATCGCCTTCGACGGCATGCTCGTCCGACTGCGAGACACCAAGGGGCTCGGCTACCTCGCCCGCCTCCTCGCCAACCCGGGAAGGGAGTTGCACGCGATCGATCTCGAGCGGACCGAGGCTCCGCCGGACGCCCGGCGCTCCGCGCCGAGCGCGGATGACGACCTCACCGCGCGCCGCGACCTCGGCGACGCGGGCGCGCTGCTCGACGAGCAGGCCAAGGCTGCCTACCGAGCCCGGCTCGCAGAGCTCGAGGCCGACCTCGAGGAGGCCGAGCGGCACCACGATCCCGAGCGGGCGAGCCGGGCCCGAGAGGAGTTCGACTTCCTCACCAGCGAGCTCACCCGGGCCGTCGGCCTCGGGGGCCGAGACCGCCACGCCGCTTCGCACACCGAGCGCGCCCGACTCAACGTCACCCGGGCGATCCGCGCAGCGATGGCCAAGATCGCCGACACGCACCCGACCCTCGGCGAGCACCTCCGGGCGACCGTGCGCACCGGCACCTATTGCTCCTACACCCCCGACCCGCGCGCCCCGATCCGATGGAACCACCCCGCTGAGACGTAG
- a CDS encoding MBL fold metallo-hydrolase, whose translation MRIGDIDILPVSDGMVGMEQAFFVGLDFAAHPQLLADDGRVHIPVGCFLIRTGGRTVLIDAGFGHVQEEAVDCGYLPQALRAAGVSPAEIDVVACTHLHLDHIGWLVADGAPFFPNAVVRYGQADWEHFASGAYSHDHVRQIMQPLQAEDRLDPFDGDLETVAPGLTARHTPGHTPGHYGFMVASGDDRAYILGDAVESPLQIEEGDFHALSDVAPEVAARTREALLQEIEGSEHAMTGSHFPELAFGRVVTGTGRRFVPVG comes from the coding sequence GTGCGCATTGGTGACATCGACATCCTTCCCGTCAGCGACGGGATGGTGGGGATGGAGCAGGCCTTCTTCGTCGGCCTGGACTTCGCCGCCCACCCGCAGCTGCTCGCCGACGACGGTCGGGTGCACATTCCGGTCGGCTGCTTCCTGATCCGCACCGGTGGACGGACGGTGCTGATCGATGCGGGTTTCGGACACGTGCAGGAGGAAGCGGTGGACTGCGGCTACCTGCCGCAGGCGCTGCGCGCGGCAGGCGTGTCCCCCGCCGAGATCGACGTGGTGGCCTGCACGCATCTGCACCTGGACCACATCGGGTGGCTGGTGGCCGACGGTGCACCGTTCTTTCCCAACGCGGTCGTGCGGTACGGTCAGGCGGACTGGGAGCACTTCGCCAGCGGTGCGTACTCCCACGACCACGTCCGGCAGATCATGCAACCGCTGCAGGCAGAGGACCGCCTCGACCCGTTCGATGGGGACCTCGAGACGGTCGCACCCGGCCTGACCGCTCGCCACACCCCCGGACACACGCCGGGCCACTACGGTTTCATGGTCGCCTCCGGCGACGACCGCGCCTACATCCTCGGCGACGCGGTCGAGTCACCGCTGCAGATCGAAGAAGGCGACTTCCACGCGCTGTCCGACGTCGCTCCCGAGGTGGCGGCCCGGACCCGTGAGGCGCTGCTGCAAGAGATCGAGGGCAGCGAGCACGCGATGACCGGCTCGCACTTCCCCGAGTTGGCGTTCGGACGCGTGGTCACCGGCACGGGCCGGCGCTTCGTCCCGGTGGGCTGA
- a CDS encoding alpha/beta fold hydrolase, protein MDSERIHRITSDDGTEIAGRVVGRGQPLVLLHGGVFCGETAWEGMLPHLTDRFTCFLPSTRGKGLSAHAHQYSLQWQQADVMAFIDSIGQPVPLFGWSGGGLTALGVAEQSDAVTAVTAYEPAVFETIDEDTFAEMGATLTRMAEGVDRDRPAEAARQFLALVGNDDELAALVADGLHEVTAPNQLADLRVLQNVDPTAPSATDPAALATITAPVLVLQGDRPALSWFPRMNQHVAEHVPGCEVRTIAGAGHLGPVAAPEPVAAELRRFLVTSGERDTGESSRRLVG, encoded by the coding sequence ATGGACAGTGAGCGCATTCACCGCATCACCTCCGACGACGGCACCGAGATCGCCGGCCGCGTCGTCGGGCGGGGTCAGCCGTTGGTGCTCCTGCACGGCGGGGTCTTCTGCGGCGAGACCGCCTGGGAGGGGATGCTGCCCCACCTCACCGACCGGTTCACCTGCTTCCTGCCCAGCACCCGGGGCAAGGGCCTGAGCGCCCACGCCCACCAGTACTCGCTGCAGTGGCAGCAGGCGGACGTGATGGCCTTCATCGACAGTATCGGCCAGCCGGTGCCGCTGTTCGGCTGGTCCGGCGGAGGGCTGACGGCGCTGGGCGTGGCCGAGCAGAGCGACGCGGTAACCGCGGTGACCGCCTACGAGCCGGCGGTCTTCGAGACGATCGACGAGGACACCTTCGCCGAGATGGGCGCCACCCTCACCCGCATGGCCGAGGGGGTGGACCGGGACCGGCCCGCTGAGGCGGCACGCCAGTTCCTGGCCCTCGTCGGCAACGACGACGAGTTGGCCGCCCTGGTCGCCGATGGCCTCCACGAGGTCACCGCACCGAACCAGCTCGCCGACCTGCGGGTGCTGCAGAACGTCGACCCCACGGCGCCGAGTGCCACCGACCCGGCGGCGCTGGCCACCATCACCGCGCCGGTCCTGGTCCTGCAGGGTGACCGCCCGGCCTTGTCGTGGTTCCCGCGCATGAACCAGCACGTGGCTGAGCACGTGCCTGGTTGCGAGGTCCGCACGATCGCCGGTGCCGGTCACCTGGGCCCGGTCGCCGCACCCGAGCCGGTGGCCGCGGAGCTCCGCCGCTTCCTCGTGACGAGCGGGGAGCGTGATACCGGAGAGTCGTCTCGTCGCTTGGTGGGTTAG
- a CDS encoding maleylpyruvate isomerase family mycothiol-dependent enzyme — MSVDMTRWAQEIPGISRDTDAREVALGAYERLLEALEQLEPEEWRAPTECPGWDVAAMVGHLIGAAKAGASVRETLRQQRWARRHAEAFDSNRLDAANELQVRDHAHLTPDERIAELRRLAPAAVRGRMRLPRVLRRIELPLDPGGSNAAGMPATVSLGHLMDVIYTRDVWLHRVDIARATGRSVDLDSSTERRVVEDVVAEWAERHAQSFHLTLHGPAGGVFRHGEGGPELAFDPVEFCRVLSGRASGEGLLATRVLF, encoded by the coding sequence ATGAGCGTGGACATGACTCGTTGGGCGCAGGAGATCCCGGGGATCTCGCGCGACACCGATGCCCGGGAGGTCGCACTGGGTGCCTACGAGCGGCTGCTCGAGGCGCTCGAGCAGCTCGAGCCCGAGGAGTGGCGCGCGCCGACCGAATGTCCGGGCTGGGACGTGGCGGCCATGGTGGGCCACCTCATCGGCGCGGCGAAGGCGGGCGCGTCCGTGCGCGAGACGTTGCGGCAGCAGCGATGGGCCAGACGCCACGCCGAGGCGTTCGACAGCAACCGCCTCGATGCGGCCAACGAGCTGCAGGTCCGCGACCACGCCCACCTCACACCGGACGAGCGCATCGCGGAGCTCCGCCGCCTGGCTCCCGCCGCCGTGCGGGGACGGATGCGGCTGCCGCGCGTGCTGCGCCGCATCGAGCTGCCCCTCGACCCTGGCGGATCGAACGCTGCGGGAATGCCGGCCACGGTGTCGCTGGGCCACCTGATGGACGTGATCTACACCCGCGACGTGTGGCTGCACCGCGTCGACATCGCGCGCGCCACCGGGCGGTCCGTCGACCTCGACTCGTCGACCGAACGCCGCGTGGTCGAGGACGTCGTGGCCGAGTGGGCCGAACGGCACGCTCAGTCCTTCCATCTCACCCTGCACGGTCCGGCGGGCGGGGTGTTCCGCCACGGCGAGGGGGGACCGGAGCTGGCGTTCGACCCGGTCGAGTTCTGCCGGGTCCTGTCCGGACGCGCGTCGGGCGAAGGCCTGCTGGCCACCCGCGTGCTGTTCTGA
- a CDS encoding TetR/AcrR family transcriptional regulator, whose protein sequence is MRERRRQQTRAEILEAAWRLAERDGIAALSLRELATEVGMRAPSLYTYFESKAAIYDAMFAQGYRELDAMKAGLELDPDDPVGTLERNIEAFVDFCGESLARFQLMFTPAVPGWQPSAEAYAVSVTTYERSVEDFARLGIEELRHFDLLTALLSGLASQQLANDPGGDRWRRLSREAAEMYLAHVHKGRGQP, encoded by the coding sequence GTGCGAGAACGCCGTCGTCAGCAGACGCGGGCAGAGATCTTGGAGGCGGCCTGGCGGCTTGCGGAGCGCGACGGGATCGCGGCCTTGTCGTTGCGGGAGCTGGCGACAGAGGTGGGGATGCGGGCGCCGTCGCTGTACACCTACTTCGAGAGCAAGGCGGCGATCTACGACGCGATGTTCGCGCAGGGCTACCGCGAACTCGACGCCATGAAGGCCGGCCTCGAGCTCGACCCGGACGATCCAGTCGGCACGCTCGAGCGCAACATCGAGGCGTTCGTGGACTTCTGCGGCGAGTCGTTGGCGCGGTTCCAGCTGATGTTCACCCCAGCGGTGCCCGGGTGGCAGCCGTCGGCAGAGGCCTACGCGGTGTCGGTGACCACATACGAACGTTCGGTCGAGGACTTCGCGCGGTTGGGCATCGAAGAACTGCGGCACTTCGATCTGTTGACCGCGCTGCTCTCCGGGCTGGCGTCCCAGCAGTTGGCCAACGACCCCGGCGGGGATCGCTGGCGCCGGCTGAGCCGCGAGGCCGCCGAGATGTATCTCGCGCACGTGCACAAGGGGAGGGGACAGCCATGA
- a CDS encoding helix-turn-helix domain-containing protein — MDVVQEATLTLGQAARRLGTSVDEVLRLVYEGTLPAVPERATGRLLVDSADVERLRDRSS, encoded by the coding sequence ATGGACGTAGTCCAGGAAGCGACCTTGACCCTGGGACAGGCGGCCCGGCGCCTGGGCACGTCGGTCGATGAAGTCCTTCGGCTCGTCTATGAAGGGACGCTTCCCGCTGTGCCCGAGCGGGCGACCGGTCGCTTGCTGGTCGACAGCGCTGACGTGGAACGCCTCCGCGACCGCAGCAGCTGA
- a CDS encoding ImmA/IrrE family metallo-endopeptidase, with translation MAFTLEQRTAFSTWEEARSGLVAAIEAAGILVMVSGIVGSNSHRRLDPGEFRGFTIIDDYAPVVFVNGADTKAAQIFTLAHELGHVWLGQSALDSPRMDVHAEHDLEPWCNAVAAELLVPEADLRQHHDPDRDLVEEAGRLARRYKVSRLVVLHSLYDARLVAWERFRASYREELERAAERPYTAGGDYYRTQPVRMSRRFTRAVVASALEGQTL, from the coding sequence TTGGCCTTCACCCTCGAGCAGCGGACGGCGTTCTCGACGTGGGAGGAGGCGCGCAGCGGCCTCGTCGCAGCGATCGAGGCTGCCGGGATCCTCGTCATGGTCAGCGGGATCGTGGGCAGCAACTCGCATCGCCGGCTCGACCCAGGTGAGTTCCGTGGCTTCACGATCATCGACGATTACGCGCCGGTGGTGTTCGTCAACGGCGCCGACACCAAGGCCGCGCAGATCTTCACCTTGGCGCACGAGCTCGGCCACGTCTGGCTCGGGCAGTCCGCCCTCGACAGCCCACGGATGGACGTGCACGCGGAGCATGACCTGGAACCGTGGTGCAACGCCGTTGCGGCGGAACTGCTCGTCCCCGAGGCCGACCTGCGGCAGCACCACGACCCGGACCGCGATCTCGTCGAGGAGGCCGGCCGGCTGGCTCGCCGCTACAAGGTCAGCAGGCTCGTGGTGTTGCACAGCCTCTATGACGCGCGGCTCGTGGCATGGGAGCGCTTCCGAGCGTCGTACCGCGAGGAGCTGGAGCGGGCCGCGGAGCGGCCTTACACCGCAGGGGGCGACTACTATCGGACCCAGCCGGTCCGCATGAGCAGGCGCTTCACCCGAGCGGTCGTCGCCAGCGCACTGGAGGGGCAGACGTTGTAG